In the Choloepus didactylus isolate mChoDid1 chromosome 5, mChoDid1.pri, whole genome shotgun sequence genome, one interval contains:
- the NOM1 gene encoding nucleolar MIF4G domain-containing protein 1 isoform X2: MKRKGGHGPYRGHGSGGKGSMKRLKLAVEEFVQTTSRSEIPGGFTGPLPGSRAQGRGGLAGFRQGGKKSRKELKKEKRHLRKARRFQRTGVPARDPGPGSRSGAEETSSPQSEKKMESVHPTVSRDPPPPKELRLPQAKAKVPSAQAKVKGSPRKTRPSAAATAAARKRALLAANEEEDREIRKLERCLGLNKRKKKGDGSSVPLSFARDGLDYILGVLESGKNSGLYESDSEEEDAGQTLPESDLESDSEEESEEEATTKSEEEEEEEDVDEEKEKKESEAQEAESEEEEEDVPEEKEKKEAAAVGRAHEKRGGKRVRFTEVEEKSENSSEDGDTTDQSLCESGKKYVPPHVKQAEETLDTQKKEELERLKKHVKGLINRLSEPNMASISGQLEELYMANSRKDMNDTLTGVLMSACVTDTVMPSRLMMEHVLLVSILHHTVGIEVGAHFLEAVVRKFDDIYKSGSEGKECDNLFTIIAHLYNFHVVQSLLIFDILKQLVGTFTEKDIELILLMLKNVGFSLRKDDALSLKELITEAQTKATGVGNKFQDQTRVRFMLDTMLALKNNDMRKIPGYDPEPIEKLRKLQRTLVRNIGSGTETHLRVSWDSILNAEQIGRWWIIGSSWSGAPMLDSSNNKIQQKQPAGTVSSKILALARKQRMNTDIRRNIFCTIMTSEDFLDAFEKLLKLGLKDQQEREIVHVLMNCCLQEKTYNPFYAFLASKFCDYERRFQMTFQFSIWDKFRDLENLPATNFSNLVHLVAHLLKTKSLPLSILKVIEFSELDKPRVHFLRQVLHMLLTETEVEDLGLIFARVSDNPKLGMLREGLKLFISHFLLKNVQAHKSAEEANILKERADLATKSLQGKPSLRM; encoded by the exons ATGAAGCGTAAAGGTGGGCACGGGCCGTACCGCGGTCATGGGAGCGGTGGGAAGGGATCCATGAAGAGGCTAAAGCTAGCGGTGGAGGAGTTTGTGCAGACGACTTCTAGGAGTGAGATCCCCGGGGGCTTCACGGGACCGCTCCCGGGGTCCCGAGCCCAAGGTCGTGGCGGACTAGCGGGCTTCCGCCAGGGTGGGAAAAAAAGCCGCAAAGAGTTGAAAAAGGAGAAGCGACATCTGAGGAAAGCGCGCCGGTTTCAAAGGACAGGAGTCCCTGCACGGGATCCCGGCCCTGGAAGCCGCAGCGGAGCGGAAGAAACGAGCAGCCCCCAGtcggaaaagaaaatggaaagcgTTCACCCGACAGTAAGTCGGGACCCACCTCCTCCCAAGGAGCTGCGACTTCCCCAAGCTAAAGCCAAGGTTCCCTCGGCCCAAGCGAAAGTGAAGGGGTCCCCCCGGAAGACCAGACCTTCTGCAGCCGCCACCGCCGCTGCTCGGAAACGGGCACTTCTAGCGGCCAACGAGGAGGAGGACCGAGAGATACGAAAGCTGGAGCGTTGTCTGGGCTTGAACAAACGTAAAAAGAAGGGCGATGGTAGCTCTGTGCCACTTAGCTTTGCACGCGATGGGCTAGACTATATTTTAGGAGTCCTGGAATCTGGAAAAAATAGTGGCTTGTATGAAAGCGATAGTGAGGAGGAAGACGCCGGGCAAACACTCCCCGAAAGTGACTTAGAAAGTGACAGCGAGGAGGAAAGTGAAGAGGAGGCCACTACAAaaagtgaggaggaggaggaggaggaggatgtagacgaggaaaaggaaaagaaagagtcaGAAGCACAAGAAGCTGAGAgcgaagaggaggaggaagatgtaccagaggaaaaggaaaagaaagaagcagcagcagtagGGAGAGCACATGAGAAAAGGGGGGGAAAAAGAGTCCGTTTtacagaagtggaagagaagagTGAAAATTCTTCAGAGGATGGTGACACAACAGATCAG AGTCTTTGTGAAAGTGGTAAAAAATATGTTCCACCTCATGTGAAGCAAGCTGAGGAAACATTGGATACccaaaaaaaggaagaactaGAAAGGTTAAAGAAACATGTAAAAGGTCTAATTAACAG GTTGAGTGAACCAAACATGGCCTCAATAAGTGGGCAACTGGAAGAATTGTACATGGCTAACAGTAGGAAGGATATGAATGACACTTTAACAGGTGTTCTTATGAGTGCTTGTGTTACTGATACGGTTATGCCCAGCAGGCTGATGATGGAGCATGTTCTGTTAGTTAGTATTCTTCACCATACAGTAGGAATTGAG GTTGGTGCTCACTTTTTGGAGGCTGTGGTGAGGAAGTTTGATGACATATATAAAAGCGGAAGTGAAGGGAAAGAATGTGATAACCTGTTTACCATTATTGCCCATTTATATAACTTCCACGTGGTGCAGTCTCTTCTCATCTTTGACATTTTGAAACAACTAGTTGGAACTTTCACAGAAAAAGATATTGAGTTGATCCTGCTAATGCTAAAAAATGTGGGCTTTTCATTGAGAAAAGATGATGCCTTATCACTTAAGGAACTGATCACTGAAGCCCAGACTAAAGCCACTGGAGTAGGCAACAAGTTTCAAGACCAGACCAGG gttCGATTTATGCTAGACACTATGTTGGCATTAAAGAATAATGACATGCGTAAAATCCCAGGCTACGATCCTGAGCCCATAGAGAAACTAAGGAAATTACAAAGAACTTTG GTGCGCAACATTGGCTCGGGTACTGAAACTCATCTTCGAGTCTCCTGGGATAGTATCTTGAATGCTGAACAGATTGGTCGCTGGTGGATTATAGGGTCATCGTGGAGTGGAGCTCCAATGCTTGACAGCAGTAATAACAAGATCCAGCAGAAGCAGCCTGCGGGGACT GTTAGTTCAAAGATATTAGCCCTTGCCCGAAAGCAGAGGATGAACACCGACATCAGGAGAAACATATTTTGTACAATAATGACTAGTGAAGATTTTTTGGATGCATTTGAAAAGCTTCTAAA GCTTGGACTTAAGGATCAGCAGGAAAGAGAAATCGTTCATGTTCTCATGAATTGCTGCCTTCAGGAGAAAacatataatcctttttatgcatttttggctAGCAAGTTTTGTGACTATGAAAGGAGATTTCag ATGACTTTCCAATTCAGCATATGGGATAAATTTCGGGATTTAGAAAACTTGCCAGCCACTAACTTCTCTAACTTGGTTCATCTGGTGGCCCACTTGTTGAAGACAAAATCACTTCcactttccattttaaag GTAATTGAATTCAGTGAATTGGACAAACCCAGAGTCCACTTTTTACGGCAAGTGTTACATATGCTGTTAACAGAAACAGAAGTTGAAGACCTTGGTTTAATTTTTGCAAG AGTATCTGATAACCCAAAGCTGGGGATGTTACGGGAAGGTCTGAAGCTTTTTATTAGCCACTTCTTACTAAAGAATGTACAGGCTCACAAAAGTGCTGAGGAAGCCAACATACTGAAAGAAAGAGCTGACCTTGCAACAAAGTCTTTGCAAGGAAAACCTTCCCTAAGAATGTAG
- the NOM1 gene encoding nucleolar MIF4G domain-containing protein 1 isoform X1 has product MKRKGGHGPYRGHGSGGKGSMKRLKLAVEEFVQTTSRSEIPGGFTGPLPGSRAQGRGGLAGFRQGGKKSRKELKKEKRHLRKARRFQRTGVPARDPGPGSRSGAEETSSPQSEKKMESVHPTVSRDPPPPKELRLPQAKAKVPSAQAKVKGSPRKTRPSAAATAAARKRALLAANEEEDREIRKLERCLGLNKRKKKGDGSSVPLSFARDGLDYILGVLESGKNSGLYESDSEEEDAGQTLPESDLESDSEEESEEEATTKSEEEEEEEDVDEEKEKKESEAQEAESEEEEEDVPEEKEKKEAAAVGRAHEKRGGKRVRFTEVEEKSENSSEDGDTTDQQSLCESGKKYVPPHVKQAEETLDTQKKEELERLKKHVKGLINRLSEPNMASISGQLEELYMANSRKDMNDTLTGVLMSACVTDTVMPSRLMMEHVLLVSILHHTVGIEVGAHFLEAVVRKFDDIYKSGSEGKECDNLFTIIAHLYNFHVVQSLLIFDILKQLVGTFTEKDIELILLMLKNVGFSLRKDDALSLKELITEAQTKATGVGNKFQDQTRVRFMLDTMLALKNNDMRKIPGYDPEPIEKLRKLQRTLVRNIGSGTETHLRVSWDSILNAEQIGRWWIIGSSWSGAPMLDSSNNKIQQKQPAGTVSSKILALARKQRMNTDIRRNIFCTIMTSEDFLDAFEKLLKLGLKDQQEREIVHVLMNCCLQEKTYNPFYAFLASKFCDYERRFQMTFQFSIWDKFRDLENLPATNFSNLVHLVAHLLKTKSLPLSILKVIEFSELDKPRVHFLRQVLHMLLTETEVEDLGLIFARVSDNPKLGMLREGLKLFISHFLLKNVQAHKSAEEANILKERADLATKSLQGKPSLRM; this is encoded by the exons ATGAAGCGTAAAGGTGGGCACGGGCCGTACCGCGGTCATGGGAGCGGTGGGAAGGGATCCATGAAGAGGCTAAAGCTAGCGGTGGAGGAGTTTGTGCAGACGACTTCTAGGAGTGAGATCCCCGGGGGCTTCACGGGACCGCTCCCGGGGTCCCGAGCCCAAGGTCGTGGCGGACTAGCGGGCTTCCGCCAGGGTGGGAAAAAAAGCCGCAAAGAGTTGAAAAAGGAGAAGCGACATCTGAGGAAAGCGCGCCGGTTTCAAAGGACAGGAGTCCCTGCACGGGATCCCGGCCCTGGAAGCCGCAGCGGAGCGGAAGAAACGAGCAGCCCCCAGtcggaaaagaaaatggaaagcgTTCACCCGACAGTAAGTCGGGACCCACCTCCTCCCAAGGAGCTGCGACTTCCCCAAGCTAAAGCCAAGGTTCCCTCGGCCCAAGCGAAAGTGAAGGGGTCCCCCCGGAAGACCAGACCTTCTGCAGCCGCCACCGCCGCTGCTCGGAAACGGGCACTTCTAGCGGCCAACGAGGAGGAGGACCGAGAGATACGAAAGCTGGAGCGTTGTCTGGGCTTGAACAAACGTAAAAAGAAGGGCGATGGTAGCTCTGTGCCACTTAGCTTTGCACGCGATGGGCTAGACTATATTTTAGGAGTCCTGGAATCTGGAAAAAATAGTGGCTTGTATGAAAGCGATAGTGAGGAGGAAGACGCCGGGCAAACACTCCCCGAAAGTGACTTAGAAAGTGACAGCGAGGAGGAAAGTGAAGAGGAGGCCACTACAAaaagtgaggaggaggaggaggaggaggatgtagacgaggaaaaggaaaagaaagagtcaGAAGCACAAGAAGCTGAGAgcgaagaggaggaggaagatgtaccagaggaaaaggaaaagaaagaagcagcagcagtagGGAGAGCACATGAGAAAAGGGGGGGAAAAAGAGTCCGTTTtacagaagtggaagagaagagTGAAAATTCTTCAGAGGATGGTGACACAACAGATCAG cAGAGTCTTTGTGAAAGTGGTAAAAAATATGTTCCACCTCATGTGAAGCAAGCTGAGGAAACATTGGATACccaaaaaaaggaagaactaGAAAGGTTAAAGAAACATGTAAAAGGTCTAATTAACAG GTTGAGTGAACCAAACATGGCCTCAATAAGTGGGCAACTGGAAGAATTGTACATGGCTAACAGTAGGAAGGATATGAATGACACTTTAACAGGTGTTCTTATGAGTGCTTGTGTTACTGATACGGTTATGCCCAGCAGGCTGATGATGGAGCATGTTCTGTTAGTTAGTATTCTTCACCATACAGTAGGAATTGAG GTTGGTGCTCACTTTTTGGAGGCTGTGGTGAGGAAGTTTGATGACATATATAAAAGCGGAAGTGAAGGGAAAGAATGTGATAACCTGTTTACCATTATTGCCCATTTATATAACTTCCACGTGGTGCAGTCTCTTCTCATCTTTGACATTTTGAAACAACTAGTTGGAACTTTCACAGAAAAAGATATTGAGTTGATCCTGCTAATGCTAAAAAATGTGGGCTTTTCATTGAGAAAAGATGATGCCTTATCACTTAAGGAACTGATCACTGAAGCCCAGACTAAAGCCACTGGAGTAGGCAACAAGTTTCAAGACCAGACCAGG gttCGATTTATGCTAGACACTATGTTGGCATTAAAGAATAATGACATGCGTAAAATCCCAGGCTACGATCCTGAGCCCATAGAGAAACTAAGGAAATTACAAAGAACTTTG GTGCGCAACATTGGCTCGGGTACTGAAACTCATCTTCGAGTCTCCTGGGATAGTATCTTGAATGCTGAACAGATTGGTCGCTGGTGGATTATAGGGTCATCGTGGAGTGGAGCTCCAATGCTTGACAGCAGTAATAACAAGATCCAGCAGAAGCAGCCTGCGGGGACT GTTAGTTCAAAGATATTAGCCCTTGCCCGAAAGCAGAGGATGAACACCGACATCAGGAGAAACATATTTTGTACAATAATGACTAGTGAAGATTTTTTGGATGCATTTGAAAAGCTTCTAAA GCTTGGACTTAAGGATCAGCAGGAAAGAGAAATCGTTCATGTTCTCATGAATTGCTGCCTTCAGGAGAAAacatataatcctttttatgcatttttggctAGCAAGTTTTGTGACTATGAAAGGAGATTTCag ATGACTTTCCAATTCAGCATATGGGATAAATTTCGGGATTTAGAAAACTTGCCAGCCACTAACTTCTCTAACTTGGTTCATCTGGTGGCCCACTTGTTGAAGACAAAATCACTTCcactttccattttaaag GTAATTGAATTCAGTGAATTGGACAAACCCAGAGTCCACTTTTTACGGCAAGTGTTACATATGCTGTTAACAGAAACAGAAGTTGAAGACCTTGGTTTAATTTTTGCAAG AGTATCTGATAACCCAAAGCTGGGGATGTTACGGGAAGGTCTGAAGCTTTTTATTAGCCACTTCTTACTAAAGAATGTACAGGCTCACAAAAGTGCTGAGGAAGCCAACATACTGAAAGAAAGAGCTGACCTTGCAACAAAGTCTTTGCAAGGAAAACCTTCCCTAAGAATGTAG